Proteins encoded within one genomic window of Brassica rapa cultivar Chiifu-401-42 chromosome A09, CAAS_Brap_v3.01, whole genome shotgun sequence:
- the LOC103839823 gene encoding autophagy-related protein 8a — translation MAKNSFKLSNPLETRMAESTRIREKYQDRVPVIVEKAEQSDVPDIDKKKYLVPADLTVGQFVYVVRKRIKLGAEKAIFVFVKNTLPPTAALMSAIYEEHKDEDGFLYMTYSGENTFGSAC, via the exons ATGGCTAAGAACTCCTTCAAGCTCTCTAATCCTCTTG aGACAAGAATGGCTGAATCTACTCGCATCAGAGAGAAATACCAAGACAGAGTTCCC GTGATTGTGGAGAAAGCTGAACAGAGCGATGTTCCTGACATTGACAAGAAGAA GTATCTTGTACCAGCTGATCTAACCGTTGGACAATTCGTCTACGTTGTGAGGAAAAGAATCAAGCTTGGAGCCGAGAAAgcaatctttgtctttgtcaagaaCACGTTACCTCCAACTG CGGCATTGATGTCTGCAATCTATGAAGAACACAAAGACGAAGATGGGTTTCTCTACATGACATACAGTGGAGAGAACACATTTGGATCAGCATGCTAA
- the LOC103839822 gene encoding uncharacterized protein LOC103839822 — translation MDSRAKRSQSSSRKSPAMRLDGEDEFQEDIWSVLREAKTSGHETKIPKSHFSSPSSSTSFTSSPWNIHRSKDVSGEKQSSAPMNVPDWSKIYGNARSKERSIHNLHSHDEDDDDGCMVPPHEWVARKLAKTQISSFSMCEGVGRTLKGRDLSKMRNAVLTKTGFLE, via the coding sequence ATGGATTCACGAGCAAAAAGAAGTCAATCTAGTAGCAGAAAGTCTCCTGCCATGAGGCTAGATGGGGAAGATGAGTTTCAGGAAGATATATGGTCAGTTTTGAGAGAAGCAAAAACTTCAGGTCATGAAACAAAAATACCCAAAAGTCATTTttcttcaccatcttcttctacttcttttACATCTTCACCGTGGAACATTCATAGAAGCAAGGATGTCTCAGGGGAAAAACAGTCATCTGCACCTATGAATGTTCCTGATTGGTCTAAGATTTATGGTAATGCAAGGAGCAAGGAGAGGAGTATTCATAATTTGCATTCTcacgatgaagatgatgatgatggttgcATGGTTCCTCCACATGAATGGGTTGCAAGAAAGCTAGCGAAAACACAGATCTCATCTTTCTCTATGTGCGAAGGAGTTGGAAGAACACTCAAAGGAAGAGATCTAAGCAAAATGAGAAATGCTGTTTTGACAAAAACTGGATTCTTggagtaa